In Geoalkalibacter sp., the DNA window TCGTCGTCGCCACGGATGTCGCCGCGCGCGGCCTCGATGTCCCACGCATCAGCCACGTGGTCAACTACGACATTCCCTACGACACCGAGGCCTACATCCACCGCATCGGCCGCACCGGCCGCGCGGGGCGCGAGGGCAAGGCGATCCTGTTCGTCGCGCCGCGCGAGATGCGCATGCTCTCGGCCATCGAGCAGGCCACGCGCCAACCCATCACCCCCATGAGCCTGCCGACGCGCAAGGACATCACCGACCGGCGCGTCGGCCAGTTCAAGGAACAGATCGCAGCGGCCATGGAATCCCAGGATCTGGAATTCTTCGAGGAATTCATCGACAGCTACCAGAGCGAATATGATGTCGGCCTGCGCCGCCTTGCCGCCACCCTTGCCTACCTGGTGCAAAAGGATCGGCCATTGCAGCCCGAAGGTGGTTTCGCCGAGGAGACCGTCGAACCCGAACCCGAACCCGCGCCCCGCGCCCGCCCCGAGCGCCCCAGGGAATCGCGCGACGGCAATTGGCGGCGCTACCGCATCGAAGTCGGCCGCGCCCACAAGGTCGAGCCGGGAAATATCGTCGGCGCCATCACCAACGAGGCCAATCTGAGCAGCCGCGACATCGGCCAGATCAAGATTTATGATGCCTTCAGCCTGGTCGATCTGCCCCGGGATCTGCCGCCGGAGATTCTACGGAAGCTGCAGGGGGTCTGGGTCCGCGGGCAACGTCTGCAAATTAGCGAGGATCGGGGAGCGGATCAGGCGGCGCCGGGCAAACCGGCCAAAAGGCGCGTGCCGACCAAGGGCGCGGAGCAGCGCCCCTTCAAGGCGGGTTCGAAAAAACCGCCCCACAGCCGGCGCGGACCCAAAACGGGGAAATAGCGCGGCGGCGGCCCCCATGCATTCACCCCAAACTTTGTTAAGATATAAACATGAGCAAGGACGTTCAGGGCCGCCGGCGACGCGCCCGTATTTCATCCCCAAGGAGGCACCATGGCCGAGAAGGATTGTATCAACCCCGAGGAACACTGCGCGCTGCACGCTTGTCAATTGACCTACAAGGAACGCAGTCCGGAGATCGAAAAACTTTTTGAAAATCCCCGCTACGTCTGCACCAACTGCGGCGCACAGGTTCATGAAGAAGAAAACGTCTGCAATCCCCGCCCCCTGTAAGGGCATATCGCCCTGCCCAAGGGCGCAATTCTAGCAAGACAACGGGGGCCGCGACAACCGGCCCCGTTGTCTTACGCGACCCCCTTGGACCAACTCGCATCGCTATCCGCGTTGATCCAGCGCATGAATCTGCTCGATGATCCGGGTCAGTTCTCGGCCTTTTTCCGTCAACTGATATTCGGTGCGCGGCGGCATTTCGGCAAAGACATCCCGTGACAGCAGCCCGTAGGCGGTGAGCTTGCGCAGGCGCTCCGCGAGAACCTTGGTGGAAATGCCCTCGATGCATCGCTCAAGCTGGCCCGGGCGCCGCACGCCCGCGCGCACCGCCATGAGCACCGAGACCGACCACTTGCAGCCGATGACTTCCTCAAGCCGCCGATAGACGCTTTTGCGGGCACCGGCGGATTTATCCTTTGTCAGTGTTTTCATGATTTTTCACCAAAAAGTGCCCATCTCACCAAAAAGTGCCGACTTCAATCGGCGTCGGCCCGAGTGCTACCCTCAGTATAGACGGCATGGCGCCGTCATGCCCTCATCAGACCCAATCCGAGAAAAGGAGTCCATCATGAACCGCAGCAAAGCAATCTTCTATCATGCGGGATGCCCGGTGTGTCGTCAGGCCGAGGACAACCTGGCAAAGGCCCTTGATTCCTCGCGCTACGATCTCGAAATCGTGCATCTGGGCGAAAACAAAACACGCATCGCCGAGGCCGAGGCCAGCGGCGTCAAATCGGTGCCGGCCCTGGTGCTGGACGGAACCCCCTTCCACATCAACTTCGGCGCCGACCTCAAGGCGCTTAAATCCTGAAACGCTCTCATCCGCGTCCCCGAGCCGCCAAGGGTAGATCGGCGGGGATCAGGGGACGCGGCGTCAGGCGCTCGGGGAGACGTAGGATGGTCGTGCCGGGGGGCGGCTCCAGTTCGCGAAAGAGCCGCTCGCTCTGGCCGAGATAGCTTTTGGAAAGGTGCATGGGCAAAAACCAGGCGGGCCGCAATTCATCGAGCAGCGCGTTGACATCGGTGCTGCACAGATGGTAAGCGGCGCGCGCGCGTGCCTCATCCTGCGCCAGAAAGGTGCATTCGCCGATGAGCAGGGTGACTTCGTGCAGCAACTCCTTTAGGCGCCGGCGATTTTCCGGTGTCATGCCGATATCGCTGAAATAGCCGATGCTCGCCGGTCTCTGCGTTGCGCGAATCTTTTCGTAGAGCGCGGCGGCTTCGGGCTCCCAAACCTCGACCACGCCCCCATCCGAGCGATGCGCAACCCGCAGCCCGCCTGCGTTCAAATTGCCTGCGAAGAAAAGTCGCTTGAGCTCCCTGATCCAGGGGCCGGGGAGCAGTCCGGCCGTCGCCAGGCGTGTTTCATCGACGGCAAATCCTGCCCGCTCCGTGATGCGGTAGACAAGAACCGGGATCTTGTGGTCGCAGAAAACGCCGTCCACTCTCAGATAAGGGTTGGCGTACAGGGTGCGGCCTTCACGGGCGCGCTCCCCGGCGTAACGGCCGACAAACCCCTCGGGACCCGCGAACTCGACCGTGCGAAGTCGTTCCTCACCAACCTCATGCACGCGAAAGGTACACCAGAAATCCTCCGCCAGATTCCACTCATAGGCACCGAGTTTGTTGGCGAAGCGCTCCGCGATGCCGGGAGGGCCATACAGATCGATGGTGCGTGGCGACACCAGCACATGGCGCACCAGGGTATCCACCCCCATGAAATGATCCATGTGGGCATGACTGATGAACACCGCGTCAATGGAGCGCAACACCCTCTTGGCCAGGTGCTGGATCTGCCCGCAATCCAGCAGCAGAGCGCGCCCCAGGGGGCGCATCCGCACCAGCAGCAGGGGATCGTCCATCAGGCCGGAATAAAAGAGCGGTTCGCAGACGTTGAATGGCGGCGACATGACAAAAGCTTACCTGATTTTTTCAACGCTTTCGGCGGTGAGAGCCCGATGCCGAAGGCATCAATAGTTCATTATTGCCTCTTTAGTCGCGCCCGAGGAAGTGATATAAAGGAACCTTCATCACGTCAGATTTATTCGCAGTCAATGACGGCAAGATCCACGAGGGGATGTCATGGTTAAGCCGGTTCGTATCGATGAAGTGCTGGACGCCGAGATCTTGCCGACTTTGCCGGCCGTCGCCGTCAAGGTTCTTTCCATCGACCCTGAAACCGGGGCGGCGGACATGGCGCGCGTCATCGGGGCGGATCCGGCGCTCGCGGCTCGCATCCTCAAGACCGCCAATTCCCCCCTCTATGCGCCGCTGTCTCCGGTGAGCAGCATCAAGCGCGCCATCGCCCTGCTGGGCGATCGGCAGGTTCGCACCCTGACCCTGGCTTTTTCCCTGGTCCCTCTGCAAAATGCCCTCCTCGATTTTTCCCGTTTCTGGGAGCATTCCCTGGCGACGGCCGTCGGAACGCGCCACCTGCTCAGAATCCTGAGCCCCCGACATGCCGAGGACGGCTTCACCGCGGGTCTTCTGGCCAATATCGGCGCGATCCTGCTCGCCGGCGCCCAGCCCGCCAAATATCAGGGCATCCTCAAGAGTTCCCTGCACAAGGGCGTCTCCATCAAGGATATCGAGCGCGAGGTGTTCGGCTTCGATCATACCGAGATCGGGACCGCCGCCGCGCGGCGCTGGAAATTTCCGAGCAGCTTTCAGGCCGTCATCGCCCATCACCATGACCCGGAACAATTCCAGGGCAATGAAGAGAGCCGACGACTGGTGCAGGCCGTCCATCTCGCGGGAATGTTCGCCGATATGTTCCACACGGATCGGCCCGAACTGCCCAAAGGCAAGTTTCAGCGCGCCGTCAAGGAGATGCCCGATCTCAGAAACATGATTTTCGAGGATTTTTTCCGAAGCGTCGAGGAGGAAACCCAGGAGGCCGCCGCGTGGATGGGAATTCATCTCTCCCCAACCCGTTCCGTGGCGGAGATCCTGGAACAGGCTAACCAGAAGCTTGTGGCCATCAGCGCCGAATACGAAGAGGCGATCCAGTGGCTTTATCGCACTCAGATCGACCTGATCCAACTCGCCAAGGAGGATCAGGCCGGCACGAAGGACAAAAAATGAAGAAGGCCGGTGACTACCGGCCTTCTTCATTTTTTCCCGAATTTTTCACGGCCTCTCAGCCGATGTAGAGATTATGATTGCGGGCACGATTGGCAAGGATGGTCGGATCGAGGACTTCGCCGCATGAACAGCATTTCCACGCCTCAAAAGCACGAACGAAATCATAGAACTTTTCCGCGTACATTCTTCCTTTGCATTTGGGACATTTCATGGAGAGTTCCCCCTTTCAGAGAATGAATGGAACATACGGCTTCATGCTTACCGTCACTTCCTAATTCACCAGACATGCCAGATTCGGGGAAAAGTCAAATTTTTCCATGCAATTTTTTACGACGAAAAATTTTCCTCAGTGCTTCAACTACTTACAAACCTTAAAAATAACCACGCCAGTCGTCAATACGCTTTGGCCCGATCCCGGAAACCCGCCGCAGCGCCTCAAAGTCACCATAATCGCCATTTTTTTGACGATCCTGTTCGATGCGTTCCGCCAGTCGTGGCCCGATGCCGGGCAATGCCTGCCAGTCTTCAAGGTTCATGCGATCCGGATGCAGGGGAATTCCGAGAGCCATGCGCTTGGCCGCACGCATCCACGCACTCGAAATATGCAATGAATTCAAATCACTACACGAAAGATCAAGTTTTATCCCGGCACTTGGCATGACGAGATCGGGAATCTCTCCCGAGTAATTCCCTGCGCAATCAAGATTCGTCAACGAAATGACGCCCTCCCACCATTGAGCGTCAGAAAATTGATACACCCCGGATCGAGCAAAACCCTCGCCTAACTCAATCCAGATCAGGTCAGTCTCCGCAAGCAAAACGGCCGGCGGTCCTTCGCGAGGAAAGAGCTGCCGGCCGACATTGAGCGCGATGAGCAATAGCATCAGGGTCACCAGGGGCAAGACCCCGGCCGACCATTTCACTCGGCATTCTCCTGATCCTTGACCAGTTTGTACTGAAAGGCATCGATCAGCGCCTGATAGGAAGCATCGATGATGTTGTCGCTGACGCCGACGGTGCCCCAGCGCCCGGTTTTGTCGCCCGACTCGATGAGCACGCGGGTCACCGAAGCCGTGCCTTTGCCGGCGGGCAGCACCCGCACCTTGTAGTCGAGCAGGCGCATGTCCCGCAGTTGCGGATAGAAGCTTTCCAGCGCCTTGCGCAGCGCATGGTCGAGAGCATTGACGGGCCCGTTGCCTTCGGCGGCGGTATGCTCGATGCGCCCGCCGACCTTGACCTGCACGGTGGCCTCGGACTGGGCCTTTTCTTCCTCGACGCGCTTGCTGTCGAGAACGCGAAAGCCGATGACCGAGAAGAAGGGCCGCAGGGTGCCCAGGGCGCGGCGCATGAGCAGCTCAAAGGAGGCCTCGGCGCCTTCGAACTGAAAGCCCTTGTTCTCCAGATCCTTGATATTCTCAAGAATTTCCTGGGTCAGAGGATCCTTGCTGTCGAGATTGATGTTGAACTGCTCGGCCTTGGCGAGGATATTGGAGCGCCCGGAGAGATCGGACACCAGCACGCGGGTGACGTTGCCGACCAGTTCGGGACGAATGTGCTCGTAGGTTTCGGCGTGGCGCTGAATGGCGGAAACGTGCACGCCGCCCTTATGGGCGAAGGCCGAGTTGCCCACATAGGGCTGGTGCTTGTTGGGCACGAGATTAGCCAGCTCATAGATGGTACGTGACAGGACGCGCAGGGTCTTGAGCTGTTCATCGCTGATGCAGTCGTGCTTGAACTTCAACTTCAGGGCGGGAATGATGGAACAGAGGTTGGCGTTGCCGCAGCGCTCGCCGAACCCGTTGATGGTTCCCTGCACATGCACCGCGCCGCAGGCCACGGCCATGAGGCTGTTGGCCACCGCGCATTCGCTGTCGTTGTGGGCGTGAATGCCTAGGGGCGTGCCGACGGCGGCCCGCACCGCCTCCATGATCGCGGGGATCTCGTGGGGCAGGGTTCCGCCGTTGGTATCGCAGAGCACGATGCAGTCGACCCCCGCCGCCTCGGCCGCCTTGAGGGTTTGCAGGGCGTAGGCGGGGTTGGCCTTGTAGCCATCGAAGAAATGCTCGGCGTCGTAGACCACCTCGCCGACATGGCTCTTGAGGTAGGCCAGGGAATCGTTGATCAGCTCAAGATTCTCGTCCAGGGAAATGCGCAGCGCCTCATGCACGTGAAAATCCCAGGTCTTGCCGAAGATAGTGACGGTGTCGGGCTCGGCCTGGACCAGGGTACGGATGTTGTTGTCCTTGTCCGGAGTGGTCTTGGCGCGCCGCGTCGAGCCAAACGCGGCGATTTTCGCCTGTTTCAGGCGAACCTTCTTGATTTCCTTGAAAAAGCTGATGTCCTTGGGATTGGAGCCGGGCCAGCCGCCCTCGATGTAGTGGATGCCGAGTTCGTCGAGTTTCTCGGCGATGCGGATCTTGTCCGCCACCAGAAAAGAGACATCCTCGGCCTGGGTGCCGTCGCGCAGGGTTGTATCATACAGATGGATCAGGCTCATGCGTTTCATCCCCATTACGGATCGGGGCGCAGCATGCTGCGCCCCGAAGGTTCCACGAGTATCGACGACGGTCGGCGGGGACCGCCCCGCCCTTTGCACGAATACCCTATTCGGCCTTGACGTCTTTCTTCGCCAGACCGAAGGCTTCGTGCAGCACGCGCACCGCCAGTTCGGTGTACTTGCTGTCGATGATGCAGGAGATCTTGATTTCGCTGGTGGAAATCATGTGGATGTTGATGCCCTCCTGGGCAAGGGTCTGGAACATCTTGCTCGCCACGCCGGAATGGGAGCGCATGCCGACACCGACGATGCTCACCTTGGCGATGTTCTCGTCGCCCTGCACGCCGCTCGCCCCCACATCCTTGGCGGTTTCCTCGACGATCTTGATGGCCTTCTTGTAATCGGCCTTGGGCACGGTGAAGGTCAGATCGGTGAAACCCTCATGGGAGACGTTCTGAATGATCATGTCCACGGTGATGTTGGCGTGGGACAGGGGCGAAAAAATCTGCGAAGCGATCCCCGGCTTGTCGGGCACCCGAAACACGGAGATCTTGGCTTCGTCTTTATTGTAAGTAATTCCCGAAACGAGAACGGCTTCCATATCGGCATCCTCCTTCATCACCAGGGTTCCCGGATTATCGTTGAAACTCGACCGCACATGAACCACCACGCCATATTTCTTGGCAAACTCCACCGAGCGGATCTGCAACACCTTGGAGCCAAGGGATGCCATCTCCAGCATCTCGTCGTAGGACACCTTGTCCATCTTGGACGCCTCGGGCACGATGCGCGGGTCGGTGGTGTAGATGCCGTCGACGTCGGTAAAGATCTCGCAGACGTCGGCCTTGAGACCGGCCGCCACCGCCACCGCCGAGGTGTCGGACCCACCGCGGCCGAGGGTGGTGATGTTGCCTTCGCGGTCGATGCCCTGGAAGCCGGCCACCACGATGATGGTGCCGTTTTTCAGATCCTCGCGGATTCTCTTGTCGTCGATCTTCTCGATGCGCGCCTTGGAAAAGGCGCTGTCCGTCACGATCGGAATCTGGAATCCGCAGTAGCTCTT includes these proteins:
- a CDS encoding winged helix-turn-helix transcriptional regulator, whose translation is MKTLTKDKSAGARKSVYRRLEEVIGCKWSVSVLMAVRAGVRRPGQLERCIEGISTKVLAERLRKLTAYGLLSRDVFAEMPPRTEYQLTEKGRELTRIIEQIHALDQRG
- a CDS encoding thioredoxin family protein, which encodes MNRSKAIFYHAGCPVCRQAEDNLAKALDSSRYDLEIVHLGENKTRIAEAEASGVKSVPALVLDGTPFHINFGADLKALKS
- a CDS encoding ribonuclease Z; translation: MSPPFNVCEPLFYSGLMDDPLLLVRMRPLGRALLLDCGQIQHLAKRVLRSIDAVFISHAHMDHFMGVDTLVRHVLVSPRTIDLYGPPGIAERFANKLGAYEWNLAEDFWCTFRVHEVGEERLRTVEFAGPEGFVGRYAGERAREGRTLYANPYLRVDGVFCDHKIPVLVYRITERAGFAVDETRLATAGLLPGPWIRELKRLFFAGNLNAGGLRVAHRSDGGVVEVWEPEAAALYEKIRATQRPASIGYFSDIGMTPENRRRLKELLHEVTLLIGECTFLAQDEARARAAYHLCSTDVNALLDELRPAWFLPMHLSKSYLGQSERLFRELEPPPGTTILRLPERLTPRPLIPADLPLAARGRG
- a CDS encoding HDOD domain-containing protein produces the protein MVKPVRIDEVLDAEILPTLPAVAVKVLSIDPETGAADMARVIGADPALAARILKTANSPLYAPLSPVSSIKRAIALLGDRQVRTLTLAFSLVPLQNALLDFSRFWEHSLATAVGTRHLLRILSPRHAEDGFTAGLLANIGAILLAGAQPAKYQGILKSSLHKGVSIKDIEREVFGFDHTEIGTAAARRWKFPSSFQAVIAHHHDPEQFQGNEESRRLVQAVHLAGMFADMFHTDRPELPKGKFQRAVKEMPDLRNMIFEDFFRSVEEETQEAAAWMGIHLSPTRSVAEILEQANQKLVAISAEYEEAIQWLYRTQIDLIQLAKEDQAGTKDKK
- a CDS encoding ComEA family DNA-binding protein, yielding MKWSAGVLPLVTLMLLLIALNVGRQLFPREGPPAVLLAETDLIWIELGEGFARSGVYQFSDAQWWEGVISLTNLDCAGNYSGEIPDLVMPSAGIKLDLSCSDLNSLHISSAWMRAAKRMALGIPLHPDRMNLEDWQALPGIGPRLAERIEQDRQKNGDYGDFEALRRVSGIGPKRIDDWRGYF
- the cimA gene encoding citramalate synthase is translated as MSLIHLYDTTLRDGTQAEDVSFLVADKIRIAEKLDELGIHYIEGGWPGSNPKDISFFKEIKKVRLKQAKIAAFGSTRRAKTTPDKDNNIRTLVQAEPDTVTIFGKTWDFHVHEALRISLDENLELINDSLAYLKSHVGEVVYDAEHFFDGYKANPAYALQTLKAAEAAGVDCIVLCDTNGGTLPHEIPAIMEAVRAAVGTPLGIHAHNDSECAVANSLMAVACGAVHVQGTINGFGERCGNANLCSIIPALKLKFKHDCISDEQLKTLRVLSRTIYELANLVPNKHQPYVGNSAFAHKGGVHVSAIQRHAETYEHIRPELVGNVTRVLVSDLSGRSNILAKAEQFNINLDSKDPLTQEILENIKDLENKGFQFEGAEASFELLMRRALGTLRPFFSVIGFRVLDSKRVEEEKAQSEATVQVKVGGRIEHTAAEGNGPVNALDHALRKALESFYPQLRDMRLLDYKVRVLPAGKGTASVTRVLIESGDKTGRWGTVGVSDNIIDASYQALIDAFQYKLVKDQENAE
- a CDS encoding aspartate kinase; translated protein: MALVVQKYGGTSVGTIERIRNVARRVARTYDEGNDVIVVVSAMAGETNKLVALANEMCEFPSEREYDVLVSTGEQVSIALLAMCLQSMGYKAKSYCGFQIPIVTDSAFSKARIEKIDDKRIREDLKNGTIIVVAGFQGIDREGNITTLGRGGSDTSAVAVAAGLKADVCEIFTDVDGIYTTDPRIVPEASKMDKVSYDEMLEMASLGSKVLQIRSVEFAKKYGVVVHVRSSFNDNPGTLVMKEDADMEAVLVSGITYNKDEAKISVFRVPDKPGIASQIFSPLSHANITVDMIIQNVSHEGFTDLTFTVPKADYKKAIKIVEETAKDVGASGVQGDENIAKVSIVGVGMRSHSGVASKMFQTLAQEGINIHMISTSEIKISCIIDSKYTELAVRVLHEAFGLAKKDVKAE